In the Gemmatimonadota bacterium genome, one interval contains:
- a CDS encoding peptidylprolyl isomerase has protein sequence MTRLRSLATLALVSLAACDGLKEAFSSHVDVAAQAGSQELSVQTLADLLGKSRVPVRKEVAQSIADAWVNYQLLGIAAANGDSLSDPKLIDEVMWPVYTSAKTNKFYKQVSEKWTTDTSDATASVAFDKGDFLAARHILFQLAPGQEGDSLAVMKKAQGVLARTTSANFATLAKEYGSDGTKDVGGDLGVFAPSAMVPEFSKAVAAQKPGDIGMVRTQFGYHIIRRSTYPEAKAAFMAEFVKRQRFVAESTFITGLEKDGKIDIKEGSAKVVKAIAANPSEHEKDNTVIATSSLGNFTAARVTRWINGFPNPDQIRGQIAQAPDSLMKTFVINLLRNELILDAAEKAKVTTDSSETNEIRSSFRALIGNTWAGLGIGPEALADSAKDKAGKERLAADRVDAYLAKLVNGEAQFVEVPSPLAQALHKKYDWKINQAALDKAVTAAQPIRAKADSARSAQTPPSAVPVPGATPPAPPPVDTSAKK, from the coding sequence ATGACTCGCCTTCGCTCCCTCGCCACGCTCGCCCTCGTCTCGCTCGCCGCGTGCGATGGACTGAAAGAGGCCTTCTCTTCGCATGTAGACGTCGCCGCGCAGGCGGGCTCGCAGGAGCTCTCCGTCCAGACGCTTGCCGACCTGCTCGGCAAGTCGCGCGTCCCCGTGCGCAAGGAAGTCGCGCAGAGCATCGCCGACGCCTGGGTCAACTACCAGCTCCTCGGCATCGCGGCCGCCAATGGCGACTCGCTTTCCGATCCCAAGCTGATCGACGAGGTCATGTGGCCCGTCTACACCTCGGCCAAGACCAACAAGTTCTACAAGCAGGTCTCCGAGAAGTGGACCACCGACACGTCCGACGCGACCGCCTCGGTCGCCTTCGACAAGGGAGACTTCCTCGCCGCCCGGCACATCCTCTTCCAGCTCGCGCCGGGACAGGAAGGTGACTCGCTCGCCGTCATGAAGAAGGCGCAGGGCGTGCTCGCCCGTACCACCTCGGCCAACTTCGCCACGCTCGCCAAGGAGTACGGCTCCGACGGCACGAAGGACGTGGGTGGTGACCTCGGCGTCTTCGCCCCCTCGGCGATGGTCCCCGAGTTCTCCAAGGCCGTCGCCGCCCAGAAGCCGGGCGACATCGGCATGGTCCGCACCCAGTTCGGCTACCACATCATCCGTCGCAGCACCTACCCCGAGGCCAAGGCCGCCTTCATGGCGGAGTTCGTGAAGCGCCAGCGCTTCGTGGCCGAGAGCACCTTCATCACGGGGCTCGAGAAGGACGGGAAGATCGACATCAAGGAAGGGTCGGCCAAGGTCGTCAAGGCGATCGCCGCCAACCCCTCGGAGCACGAGAAGGACAACACCGTCATCGCCACGTCGTCGCTCGGCAACTTCACCGCGGCGCGCGTCACCCGCTGGATCAACGGCTTCCCGAACCCCGACCAGATCCGCGGCCAGATCGCGCAGGCCCCGGACTCGTTGATGAAGACGTTCGTCATCAACCTGCTGCGCAACGAGCTGATCCTCGATGCGGCCGAGAAGGCGAAGGTCACGACGGACAGCAGCGAGACCAACGAGATCCGCTCGTCCTTCCGCGCCCTCATCGGCAACACCTGGGCTGGGCTCGGAATCGGCCCCGAAGCGCTGGCCGACAGCGCCAAGGACAAGGCCGGCAAGGAGCGCCTCGCGGCCGACCGCGTCGACGCCTACCTCGCCAAGCTCGTGAACGGAGAGGCCCAGTTCGTCGAGGTCCCGTCGCCGCTGGCGCAGGCGCTGCACAAGAAGTACGACTGGAAGATCAATCAGGCGGCGCTCGACAAGGCCGTGACCGCCGCCCAGCCCATCCGCGCCAAGGCCGATTCGGCGCGCTCCGCGCAGACCCCGCCCTCGGCGGTGCCGGTCCCGGGCGCGACGCCGCCGGCCCCCCCGCCGGTCGACACGAGCGCCAAGAAGTAG
- the pdxA gene encoding 4-hydroxythreonine-4-phosphate dehydrogenase PdxA: protein MSRPIAITLGDPRGIGPEIVAKALGDPRVAALGSFVLVGPSGTGLEVRHDVGRWHPGTSSVGDAGRLAGLAIERAVALALAGEVGGIVTAPIDKAALLAGGYDYPGHTEMLAALTGCRVAMMLASDKLRVVLATTHIALRDVPAAVTREAILQAAEVTRDGLRRWFGIAEPRIALCAINPHAGDGGRFGREDETILAPVAREAGISGPFPADTVFVRAMRGAFDAVIAPYHDVGMTAIKVASFGHAVNVTLGLPFPRTSPDHGTALDIAGQGIADAGSMVEAITQCAGIVARLAATPEGTPEGAAGAA, encoded by the coding sequence ATGTCGCGCCCCATTGCCATCACCCTCGGCGATCCGCGCGGCATTGGCCCCGAGATCGTCGCCAAGGCGTTAGGCGATCCGCGCGTCGCCGCGCTGGGGTCATTCGTCCTCGTGGGGCCGAGCGGGACGGGGCTCGAGGTGCGGCACGACGTGGGGCGCTGGCACCCCGGCACGTCGTCGGTAGGCGACGCGGGGCGACTCGCCGGGCTCGCCATCGAGCGCGCCGTCGCGTTGGCGCTGGCGGGTGAGGTGGGGGGCATCGTGACCGCCCCCATCGACAAGGCGGCGCTCCTGGCCGGGGGCTATGACTACCCCGGCCACACCGAGATGCTCGCCGCCCTCACGGGATGCCGGGTAGCGATGATGCTCGCCTCCGACAAGCTGCGTGTCGTTTTGGCCACCACGCACATCGCCTTGCGAGACGTTCCCGCGGCGGTGACTCGTGAGGCGATCCTGCAGGCGGCGGAGGTCACGCGCGACGGACTGCGGCGCTGGTTCGGCATCGCCGAGCCGCGCATCGCGCTCTGCGCGATCAACCCGCACGCGGGGGATGGCGGGCGGTTCGGTCGTGAAGACGAGACGATTCTCGCCCCCGTCGCGCGCGAGGCGGGGATCAGCGGTCCGTTCCCGGCCGACACCGTTTTCGTGCGCGCCATGCGCGGTGCCTTCGACGCGGTCATCGCGCCCTATCACGACGTGGGGATGACCGCGATCAAGGTGGCCTCGTTCGGGCACGCCGTGAACGTCACCCTCGGCCTCCCCTTTCCGCGCACCTCGCCCGATCATGGCACGGCGCTCGACATCGCGGGGCAGGGGATCGCTGATGCGGGGAGCATGGTCGAGGCCATCACGCAGTGCGCCGGCATCGTCGCTCGCCTTGCGGCGACTCCGGAGGGCACGCCAGAAGGGGCGGCGGGCGCCGCCTAA
- a CDS encoding peptidylprolyl isomerase: MKLLSRIALATVALAASVLSWPTSLAAQAPINIPVDKIVAVVGQQPILWSDVLEEISQRRAAGLQVPEDSTAQLALAKSIIEEMIDVEVMVQRAKADTSITVEDADLTNTVEQQMKRLRDNFKTDGEFAAALKGGGFGNVEEYKRWLTDQARRRALQERLVAKMKQDGKMISVAVSEEEITEAFGRERERLPKRPATVTFRQIVVPTVASEASKKIAYAKAESIYKDLTTGGDFEKIAKRVSEDSGSAVQGGDLGWSRRGQMVPAFDEMMFLLPPGQISPIVETQFGFHIIRVDRVQPAERKARHILIKPKYDSADVAIASMRADSVLALWEKGTTFDTLVARYHDTASDEAKGVLEPFERSRLPESYQKAFEGKKNGDFITPFPVDDKQRGVPKYVIAQLVNVVDEGEYTVQDLRNQIRDQLSQEKSYRRLLDGLRKDTYVTVLLDAAEKKSAASQPN, encoded by the coding sequence ATGAAACTCCTCTCCCGGATCGCCCTGGCGACGGTGGCCCTCGCGGCCTCGGTGCTGTCGTGGCCGACGTCACTCGCCGCACAGGCGCCGATCAACATCCCGGTCGACAAGATCGTCGCGGTCGTGGGGCAGCAGCCCATCCTGTGGAGCGACGTGCTCGAGGAGATCTCGCAGCGCCGCGCCGCCGGGTTGCAGGTCCCGGAGGATTCCACCGCGCAGCTGGCCCTTGCCAAGTCCATCATCGAGGAGATGATCGACGTCGAGGTCATGGTGCAGCGCGCCAAGGCCGATACGTCGATCACCGTCGAAGACGCCGACCTGACCAACACGGTCGAGCAGCAGATGAAGCGGCTGCGCGACAACTTCAAGACCGACGGGGAGTTTGCCGCCGCCCTCAAGGGGGGTGGCTTCGGCAACGTCGAGGAATACAAGCGCTGGCTCACCGATCAGGCCCGGCGCCGCGCGCTGCAGGAGCGCCTTGTCGCCAAGATGAAGCAGGACGGCAAGATGATCTCCGTGGCCGTCTCCGAAGAGGAGATCACCGAGGCCTTCGGGCGCGAGCGCGAGCGACTCCCCAAGCGTCCGGCCACCGTCACCTTCCGGCAGATCGTCGTCCCCACCGTTGCGTCCGAGGCGTCCAAGAAGATCGCCTACGCGAAGGCGGAGTCGATCTACAAGGACCTCACCACCGGCGGAGACTTCGAGAAGATCGCCAAGCGGGTCTCCGAGGATTCGGGGTCGGCGGTGCAGGGCGGTGACCTGGGGTGGAGCCGTCGTGGGCAGATGGTCCCCGCCTTCGACGAGATGATGTTCCTCCTCCCCCCGGGGCAGATCTCGCCGATCGTGGAGACGCAGTTCGGCTTCCACATCATCCGCGTCGATCGTGTGCAGCCGGCGGAGCGCAAGGCGCGCCACATCCTCATCAAGCCCAAGTACGATTCGGCCGACGTGGCCATCGCGAGCATGCGGGCCGACTCGGTGCTCGCCCTGTGGGAAAAGGGGACGACGTTCGATACGCTCGTCGCGCGCTACCACGACACCGCGTCCGACGAAGCCAAGGGGGTGCTCGAGCCGTTCGAACGCTCGCGCCTCCCCGAGTCGTACCAGAAGGCCTTCGAGGGGAAGAAGAACGGCGACTTCATCACGCCGTTCCCGGTCGACGACAAGCAGCGCGGCGTCCCCAAGTACGTCATCGCGCAGTTGGTGAACGTCGTCGATGAAGGGGAGTACACCGTGCAGGACCTGCGGAACCAGATCCGCGACCAGCTGTCGCAGGAAAAGTCCTACCGCCGCCTGCTCGACGGGCTGCGCAAGGACACGTACGTGACCGTCCTGCTCGACGCCGCAGAAAAGAAGTCGGCCGCCAGCCAGCCGAACTGA
- a CDS encoding HlyC/CorC family transporter, with product MPNRALLIVILLLLNGFFVAVEFALVRSRRTRLEAMVRSGDRLATYALKATGNLAKVLSASQLGITLASLGLGWAIEGTLGEFFEHWFASLPIALEASVRVSIGAAVALTCATFMHVVFGELAPRAAALNHPEQFARILAPLLLGFAWLTAPFTFVLNASAELVLRLFGQKADVTEDTVHSPDELRMLIEHSEEGGAIDTQDAALMEGVFEFSEKNAREVMTPRTEVVALEIEATLEEALTAVDESNFSRYPVYEGTLDNVIGVVLAKDLLRALRRPTPSFTLRDVMRDVLVVPGSREVEEVLSDFKRRKEHMAVVLDEFGGTAGIVTMEDLLEEIVGEILDEYDEPEERATTSSSGETTLPGETHVAEVNEQYGLELSDEDYTTIGGYVFGALGRLPLVGDRVSAGGATFDVREMDGRRIKVLAMTIDGVRQAEKR from the coding sequence GTGCCCAATCGCGCCCTGCTCATCGTCATCCTGCTGCTCCTCAACGGCTTTTTCGTCGCGGTGGAGTTCGCCCTGGTCCGGTCGCGCCGGACGCGGCTCGAGGCGATGGTGCGCTCGGGCGATCGCCTGGCGACGTACGCGCTCAAGGCCACCGGCAATCTGGCGAAGGTGCTGTCGGCGAGCCAGTTGGGGATCACACTCGCGTCGCTCGGCTTGGGGTGGGCGATCGAGGGGACGCTGGGCGAGTTCTTCGAGCACTGGTTCGCCTCGCTCCCGATCGCGCTGGAGGCATCGGTGCGCGTGAGCATCGGCGCGGCAGTGGCGCTCACGTGCGCCACCTTCATGCACGTCGTCTTTGGCGAACTCGCGCCGCGCGCGGCCGCGCTGAACCACCCCGAGCAGTTCGCGCGCATCCTTGCCCCGCTCCTGCTGGGATTCGCGTGGCTCACCGCCCCCTTCACCTTCGTCCTCAACGCGTCGGCCGAACTCGTGTTGCGCCTGTTTGGGCAGAAGGCCGACGTGACCGAGGACACGGTGCACTCGCCTGACGAGTTGCGGATGCTCATCGAGCACAGCGAGGAGGGGGGGGCGATCGACACGCAGGACGCGGCGCTGATGGAAGGGGTCTTCGAGTTCAGCGAGAAGAATGCGCGCGAGGTGATGACGCCACGGACGGAGGTGGTGGCGCTGGAGATCGAGGCCACGCTCGAGGAGGCGCTGACGGCGGTGGACGAGAGCAACTTCTCGCGCTATCCGGTCTACGAAGGGACGCTGGACAACGTGATCGGGGTGGTGCTCGCCAAGGACCTGTTGCGCGCACTGCGCCGCCCCACGCCGTCGTTCACCCTGCGCGACGTGATGCGAGACGTCCTCGTCGTCCCCGGGTCGCGCGAGGTCGAGGAGGTGCTGTCCGACTTCAAGCGCCGGAAGGAGCACATGGCGGTGGTGCTCGACGAGTTCGGCGGGACGGCCGGCATCGTGACGATGGAAGACCTGCTCGAGGAGATCGTCGGCGAGATCCTCGACGAGTACGACGAGCCCGAGGAGCGCGCCACGACCTCGTCGTCAGGCGAGACGACGCTCCCCGGCGAAACGCACGTCGCCGAGGTGAACGAGCAGTACGGGCTGGAGCTCTCGGACGAGGACTACACGACGATCGGCGGATACGTCTTTGGCGCCCTGGGGCGACTCCCGCTCGTGGGCGACCGCGTCTCGGCGGGGGGCGCCACGTTCGACGTGCGCGAGATGGACGGCCGGCGCATCAAGGTGCTGGCGATGACGATCGACGGCGTGCGCCAGGCGGAGAAGCGTTAG
- the mfd gene encoding transcription-repair coupling factor: MSLPTILDAIERLGAFARVANAFPSGGARVPVAGLHGSSDAVMVAALARRFPQRFFVVVTDAVPDAERWLADLQVLVDDAHAALYPPREGFGEVEPHAEIAGERVETLEKVSRGAVRILLTTSRALLERTALPRALGSARLELHKGDTRRPEDLASHLESIGFERVAMVDDVAQFSVRGGIFDIYSFGMAEPVRLEFWGDEIVELRHFELGSQRSTRPATVAVVLPVDGAVGDVAFGTERVSILELFPPDSVLVLPDESHIAPELARTWEEAEHHADLARRRGEDVVPRDQLFLPPADVTKALGAFGRIAAADPSREKDCITFPIRPPESIARDIKLLRQVVRDGTPTVILCDNPGQAERLDELLNEDVDFRAPASLVIGVLNGGFVVPPGVKTRGREDEKTSESGDISSSRLPVFPSSENAKGLRVLTDHEIFRRERRLRRARRYATGAALETITALKSGDYVVHLEHGVGIYRGIEQLFMRESTIEVAVIEYEGGDRLNVPLYRIDQIERYRSGVDVGDDAPPPKLHRLGGRRWAQQREKTRAAIEEMTQELLVLYARRHVASRPPHVPDTAWQRQVESSFLFEDTPDQRKATEDVKGDMEKARPMDRLLVGDVGYGKTEIAIRAAFKAVQSERQVAVLVPTTILAEQHFRTFSERLADFPVRIAVVSRFQTPKEQLTILAELAAKKIDIVIGTHRLLSEDVVFGALGLIVIDEEHRFGVKHKERLKQLKLETDVLTLTATPIPRTLHLSLAGLRDMTLMQTPPRDRSPVLTFVEPWDDGLIEEGIARELDRGGQVFFVHNRIETIEAIADHVRRVVPRARVAVGHGQMREKDLEDVMRRFVSGEVDVLVSTLIVESGLDVPNANTMFINRADHFGLAQLYQLRGRVGRSHRRAYCYLVVPDRIDEDAERRLQVLEHHTELGAGYRVALKDLELRGAGNLLGAEQSGHVHAVGFELYLRMLEEAVQRVQAGDATPKVIPTDVSLDLPSYLPDDYIASQEAKLDIYRRLTNITDPGVIEALKGEVRDRFGPLPAEAQHLFAAAILRLVGGEMGIEGILVHGDEARVTFRDSAAPRLKGLNAAFGEVQFRADVRRVQPLSLKLTRLGGAGILDGLVRALNMLRPNETRRAG; encoded by the coding sequence ATGTCGCTCCCCACGATCCTCGACGCGATCGAGCGCCTCGGCGCCTTCGCGCGAGTGGCGAACGCCTTCCCCTCGGGAGGGGCGCGTGTCCCGGTGGCCGGGCTGCACGGGTCGAGCGACGCGGTCATGGTGGCGGCGCTCGCCCGCCGCTTTCCGCAGCGCTTCTTCGTCGTCGTCACCGACGCCGTGCCCGACGCCGAGCGCTGGCTCGCCGACCTCCAGGTCCTCGTCGATGACGCGCACGCGGCGCTCTATCCGCCGCGCGAAGGGTTTGGCGAGGTCGAGCCGCACGCCGAGATCGCCGGCGAGCGCGTGGAGACGTTGGAAAAGGTCTCGCGTGGCGCGGTGCGCATCCTCCTCACCACGTCGCGCGCCCTGCTCGAACGCACCGCGCTGCCGCGCGCGTTAGGCTCGGCGCGCCTCGAGCTGCACAAGGGCGACACGCGACGCCCCGAGGACCTCGCGTCGCACCTCGAGTCCATCGGCTTCGAGCGGGTGGCCATGGTCGACGATGTGGCCCAGTTCTCGGTGCGCGGCGGAATCTTCGACATCTACTCGTTCGGCATGGCCGAGCCGGTGCGCCTCGAATTCTGGGGCGACGAGATCGTCGAGCTGCGCCACTTCGAGCTCGGCTCGCAGCGCTCCACGCGCCCGGCCACCGTCGCGGTCGTCCTCCCCGTCGACGGCGCCGTGGGCGACGTGGCCTTCGGGACCGAGCGCGTGTCGATCCTCGAGCTCTTTCCGCCGGACAGTGTCCTCGTGCTCCCCGACGAGTCGCACATTGCCCCGGAACTCGCTCGCACCTGGGAGGAGGCGGAGCATCACGCCGACCTCGCGCGCCGCCGCGGCGAGGACGTCGTCCCGCGCGACCAGCTCTTCCTCCCCCCCGCCGATGTCACCAAGGCGTTAGGCGCGTTCGGTCGCATCGCCGCCGCCGACCCGTCGCGCGAGAAGGACTGCATCACCTTCCCGATCCGCCCCCCGGAGAGCATCGCCCGCGACATCAAGCTGCTGCGGCAGGTGGTGCGTGACGGCACCCCGACGGTGATCCTCTGCGACAACCCGGGCCAGGCCGAACGCCTGGACGAGCTGCTCAACGAGGACGTCGATTTCCGCGCGCCGGCGTCGCTGGTGATTGGAGTGCTCAACGGCGGGTTCGTGGTCCCGCCTGGCGTGAAGACGAGAGGACGAGAAGACGAGAAGACGAGTGAGAGCGGTGACATCTCGTCTTCTCGTCTTCCCGTCTTCCCGTCTTCCGAGAACGCGAAGGGACTGCGCGTCCTCACCGACCACGAGATCTTCCGCCGCGAGCGCAGGCTTCGGCGTGCTCGACGTTACGCCACCGGCGCCGCCCTCGAGACCATCACGGCGCTCAAGTCCGGCGACTACGTCGTGCACCTCGAACACGGGGTCGGGATCTATCGCGGCATCGAACAGTTGTTCATGCGCGAGAGCACGATCGAGGTGGCCGTCATCGAGTACGAGGGTGGCGATCGCCTCAACGTCCCGCTCTATCGCATCGACCAGATCGAGCGCTATCGCTCGGGCGTCGACGTTGGCGACGATGCCCCGCCGCCCAAGCTGCACCGGCTGGGCGGGCGACGGTGGGCGCAGCAGCGCGAGAAGACGCGCGCCGCCATCGAGGAGATGACGCAGGAGCTGCTCGTCCTGTACGCTCGACGTCACGTCGCGTCACGCCCGCCGCACGTCCCCGATACCGCGTGGCAGCGGCAGGTCGAGAGCTCCTTCCTCTTCGAGGACACCCCCGACCAGCGCAAGGCGACCGAGGACGTGAAGGGGGACATGGAGAAGGCGCGCCCCATGGATCGGCTTCTCGTGGGCGACGTGGGCTACGGCAAGACCGAGATCGCCATTCGCGCCGCCTTCAAGGCGGTACAGAGCGAACGACAGGTCGCGGTCCTCGTCCCCACGACCATCCTGGCCGAGCAGCACTTCCGCACCTTCTCCGAGCGCCTGGCCGACTTCCCGGTGCGCATCGCCGTCGTCTCGCGCTTCCAGACCCCCAAGGAGCAGCTGACGATCCTGGCCGAGCTGGCGGCGAAGAAGATCGACATCGTCATCGGGACGCATCGCCTCCTGTCGGAGGACGTCGTCTTCGGCGCGTTGGGGCTCATCGTCATCGACGAGGAGCACCGGTTTGGCGTGAAGCACAAGGAACGGCTCAAGCAGCTCAAGCTCGAGACCGACGTCCTCACCCTCACCGCCACGCCCATCCCGCGCACGTTGCACCTGTCGCTCGCCGGGCTGCGCGACATGACGCTGATGCAGACGCCGCCGCGCGACCGCTCCCCGGTCCTCACCTTCGTGGAGCCGTGGGACGATGGGCTCATCGAGGAGGGAATCGCGCGCGAGCTCGATCGCGGGGGGCAGGTCTTCTTCGTGCACAACCGCATCGAGACCATCGAGGCCATCGCCGACCACGTGCGCCGCGTCGTCCCGCGTGCGCGCGTTGCAGTGGGGCACGGACAGATGCGCGAAAAGGACCTCGAAGACGTGATGCGGCGCTTCGTCTCGGGCGAGGTCGATGTCCTCGTCTCGACGCTCATCGTGGAGTCGGGGCTCGACGTCCCCAACGCCAACACGATGTTCATCAACCGCGCCGACCACTTCGGGCTCGCCCAGCTGTATCAGCTGCGCGGGCGCGTGGGGCGCTCGCATCGCCGCGCCTACTGCTACCTCGTCGTCCCCGATCGCATCGACGAGGATGCCGAGCGCCGTCTGCAGGTGCTCGAGCACCACACCGAACTCGGTGCCGGCTACCGCGTCGCACTCAAGGACCTCGAACTGCGCGGGGCGGGGAACCTCCTCGGCGCCGAGCAGTCGGGGCACGTGCATGCCGTCGGCTTCGAGCTGTACCTGCGCATGCTCGAGGAAGCGGTGCAGCGCGTCCAGGCTGGCGACGCCACCCCCAAGGTGATCCCGACCGACGTCTCGCTCGACCTCCCGTCGTACCTCCCCGACGACTACATCGCGTCGCAGGAGGCCAAGCTCGATATCTACCGCCGCCTCACCAACATCACCGATCCGGGAGTGATCGAGGCACTCAAGGGCGAGGTGCGCGATCGGTTCGGCCCACTCCCGGCCGAGGCCCAGCACCTGTTCGCCGCCGCCATCCTGCGCCTCGTCGGCGGGGAGATGGGGATCGAGGGGATCCTGGTGCATGGCGACGAAGCCCGTGTTACCTTTCGCGACTCCGCGGCACCCCGCCTCAAGGGGCTCAACGCGGCATTTGGAGAGGTGCAGTTCCGCGCCGATGTGCGACGCGTGCAACCGCTGTCACTCAAGCTCACCCGGCTGGGCGGCGCGGGGATCCTCGATGGACTCGTACGCGCCCTCAACATGCTGCGGCCGAACGAGACGCGCCGAGCCGGGTAA
- a CDS encoding cation transporter, whose amino-acid sequence MTSPPHAPTHSHEHGQSHAHGRDHSHGHSHGHGHGHGHAHAHLPHGSADPALQRRLRWALALTVVFLVAEVVGGFVANSLALLADAGHMLTDVAALALSLFVAWFSRQPAAPEKTYGYLRWEILAAFLNGAGLLVVSAVIIVEAIGRLQSPEPVATGLMLGVAVGGLLTNAVCAWILHPLHQHSLNARGAYLHVLGDLLGSIGTVAAGLLIRFTGWDAADPIASILVTLLIVRSSWHLVRESVDVLLESTPSHISLGAVRERLGGVAGVAAVHDLHVWTVTSGMIAMSAHAVVPRDVDHQRVLRDAVAAMRDFGIHHCTVQIECEPMCENGHP is encoded by the coding sequence ATGACGTCGCCGCCGCACGCGCCCACACATTCGCACGAGCACGGGCAGTCCCACGCCCATGGGCGTGACCACTCACATGGCCACTCGCATGGTCACGGGCATGGGCATGGGCACGCCCACGCGCATCTCCCCCATGGCTCCGCCGACCCGGCACTCCAGCGCCGCCTGCGGTGGGCGCTCGCGCTCACCGTCGTCTTTCTCGTCGCCGAAGTCGTTGGGGGCTTCGTCGCCAACTCGCTCGCGTTGCTCGCCGATGCCGGGCACATGCTCACCGACGTGGCGGCGCTGGCCCTGTCGCTCTTCGTCGCCTGGTTCTCGCGCCAGCCCGCCGCCCCGGAAAAGACGTATGGCTATCTGCGATGGGAGATCCTCGCCGCCTTCCTCAACGGCGCGGGGCTCCTCGTCGTCTCGGCGGTCATCATCGTCGAGGCCATCGGCCGGCTGCAATCGCCCGAACCGGTGGCGACGGGGCTGATGCTCGGCGTGGCCGTCGGCGGGCTGCTGACCAACGCCGTCTGCGCCTGGATCCTCCACCCGCTGCACCAGCACTCGCTCAATGCACGCGGCGCGTATCTCCACGTCCTGGGTGACCTGCTCGGGTCAATCGGCACCGTGGCCGCCGGTCTTCTCATTCGATTCACCGGATGGGACGCGGCCGACCCGATCGCCTCGATCCTCGTGACGCTGCTCATCGTGCGCTCCTCGTGGCACCTCGTGCGGGAGAGCGTCGACGTCCTGCTCGAGTCGACACCGTCGCACATCTCGTTAGGGGCGGTGCGCGAGCGGTTGGGCGGCGTGGCCGGCGTGGCCGCGGTGCACGACCTGCACGTCTGGACGGTGACGTCGGGAATGATCGCGATGAGCGCCCACGCCGTCGTGCCGCGCGACGTCGATCACCAGCGGGTCCTGCGCGACGCGGTGGCCGCGATGCGCGACTTCGGCATCCACCACTGCACGGTGCAGATCGAGTGCGAGCCGATGTGCGAGAACGGTCACCCCTGA